A single region of the Chrysoperla carnea chromosome 5, inChrCarn1.1, whole genome shotgun sequence genome encodes:
- the LOC123300402 gene encoding probable GPI-anchored adhesin-like protein PGA55 has translation MIEYWFIRIMFIALSCVIFMASRTTAIPLHANINESKSSTDQQIASTITPKDAASSVTDVDNENTRKVLGSSVVTSVSVIMETNNGSHKYFADAAGRPVARPTTSSQLASPVTLINPDRYEFYTFNDDGDLVKREMTLKEIQKIIAAGGSEDDVTNLNSYRPEEYQIKNAETRVHDVVANVQSVLKEEIAAHKNNQINTSEKVHLPDLSELSASWSMFGTGDDAQDIAIIPDIEMMDQGSFVSTKPKLPSTTETQNSPTTESVPQTSEELKTENPLNKISSPEDIKTENPLNRISTPEIKLQPSSTNPPELFKENVPLSTISTILSESTTVSELLKENDNKSGEQISTTKPEIFEGSTTLKVSTEKIEEITTINPNNLLLAAEKLSTELPENTKLTTMEETSSTQTITEEIPKTSIVLDDKLDSLLTEKSDIELKSEITTLPSKLVTWIPDLSSVSTTSERISTTPEIITTTTSFSTASPTKLPSTNEILPNLTTSDELEIQNTKFVQISSSNDKTTTSEEASTTEEIPLKSTIQQLEIETSTEVIAKEYTTIKEELTTTEEPNTTPINLINILADKTNLKSTLIESVDQIIAQVTDNVPNDFTTDSNEIHSVAESMLNVINTTNLEKNITMDQFQAQSATIASSLTDQIALTSTEISSTESEDIATTTETNQSDDIEIVFEEQEQQTANILNEATTIQDNEIILSKESGEIILDISDETTEENLPESTTKLEMSIISETSSTSFKLGGDSDENSVTTEEMNTEQDDLATTTEIPKVESENVKTKYAEIDLKDDASITTTESNEIIPEESKTTAYFEERPTTTEPTEDESTESLDEQKSTTESSDEQSWNENTTSSEEDKIDTSTASSEESDESSNSSSSEESNEISTTESIAETTTQLSAEELTTTELPQKSENFEIAESSNIQSVTTEEDNLSTTTENYELTTNSDNILAKLPIKNTSSIALRLEETTTKNFPIIKEIITTEFPEKFTTIQFVETTPKPLPKPAKVDLELEKQMLEAEEKIFASTTTIPSNDEDKQFTTEIIPITEKQTENIEANEETTVKILPESQEIAFSKPIPNTVLVPENFTVEQTTINSIESTTVLLNESTEQADEPSIVTEKQLSTTIQLPETSTKNSWKLVPIISPVTEKNKTKKPKPDIKPLKTGIFGFQRPNIFRPATPSASTYSSNVNLNPTPAENLGLEATTVSLSDDINQFSQLCNELAFKIWSTVTSKGISSVRSVFISPFAVTSMLAMVFLGARGPTSGEMNDILRLDDMVTFNPHLVFRNITESIELSKYSGVSKSVIIRELFSDRNKGKLLDFYKERARQFYDGHVEEANFKIIGNLVKHRTNLLVRRQTGDKIMDYIKGNLIVLRSPLAALSANIFQTDCSLGSTEGRDGELHFIVSPTIRQRRLVPVPAVVYRTGFLAGYEPELDATAIALGNDQVVSMIYVVPGQQGNAAPGDGLSRLEKYLTEQSFKTNAWSKLLRSLTPRPGLEIQIPRFSHRSVINATQALQRMGLRELFNPSKADLRGLNGNKNELHLSDMIQINNFTTCGENYVSERTHHIEVYPAVPIRLSKSEDEDLPEDFQDVFNEDGIRDSKYLEYADEPRDYQRAFHDPVHDPSIMELPLALRPRQARIPDQPRLRLDRPFLYFVRHNPTGLILHMGRFNPRLLP, from the exons tGTTGTAACCTCTGTGTCCGTGATTATGGAAACGAATAATGGTTCGCATAAATATTTTGCTGATGCAGCTGGACGTCCTGTCGCTCGACCCACAACATCGTCACAATTAGCAAGCCCAGTTACATTAATAAATCCAGATCGTTACGAATTTTATACCTTCAATGATGATGGTGATTTGGTAAAACGTGAAATGACACtcaaagaaattcaaaaaattattgcagCTGGTGGTTCTGAAGATGATGtgacaaatttaaattcatatcgACCAGAggagtatcaaataaaaaatgctgAAACTCGTGTTCATGATGTTGTTGCAAATGTTCAAAGTGTATTGAAAGAGGAAATCGCAGCACATAAAAACAATCAgataaatacaagtgaaaaagTTCATTTACCAGATTTATCAGAATTATCAGCGTCGTGGTCAATGTTTGGAACTGGTGATGATGCACAAGATATTGCAATTATTCCAGATATTGAAATGATGGATCAAGGATCATTCGTTTCAACTAAACCAAAATTACCCTCCACAACTGAAACCCAAAATAGTCCCACGACTGAATCTGTACCACAAACATCTGAAGAATTGAAAACAGAAAATccactaaataaaatatctagtCCTGAAGATATAAAAACCGAGAATCCACTTAATAGAATTTCTACACCTGAAATTAAGCTTCAACCTTCGTCAACAAATCCACCTgaactttttaaagaaaacgtTCCATTAAGTACAATTTCTACAATTTTATCTGAGTCTACAACGGTATCTgaattattgaaagaaaatgaCAATAAATCTGGGGAGCAAATTTCAACCACCAAACCTGAAATTTTCGAAGGAAGTACAACACTAAAAGTATCAActgaaaaaatagaagaaataaccACAATCAATCCAAATAACTTGTTATTGGCAGCTGAAAAATTAAGTACAGAATTACCAGAAAATACTAAACTAACCACAATGGAAGAAACTTCTTCAACGCAAACAATAACTGAGGAAATACCAAAAACGTCAATTGTACTCGATGATAAATTAGATTCATTATTAACGGAAAAATCTGACATagaattaaaatcagaaataacCACTTTACCATCAAAACTAGTCACATGGATTCCCGATTTATCTAGCGTATCAACCACTTCGGAACGTATCTCAACAACTCCAGAAAttattacaacaacaacaagttTCAGTACAGCATCTCCTACTAAACTACCAAGCACAAATGAAATCTTACCAAATTTAACAACATCTGATGAATTAGAAATACAAAATACTAAATTCGTTCAAATTTCGTCATCGAATGATAAAACCACAACTTCAGAAGAGGCTAGTACAACTGAAGAAATTCCTTTAAAATCAACTATTCAACAATTAGAAATCGAAACATCCACAGAAGTTATAGCCAAAGAATATACAACTATTAAAGAAGAATTAACAACGACTGAAGAGCCAAATACAACGccaattaatttgattaacatTTTAGCAGATAAAACTAATCTTAAATCAACATTAATCGAAAGCGTTGATCAAATTATTGCACAAGTAACAGATAATGTACCAAACGATTTTACAACGGATTCGAATGAAATACACAGCGTTGCCGAAAGTATGCTTAATGTTATAAATACAACGAACTTGgagaaaaatattacaatggACCAATTCCAAGCCCAATCTGCAACCATTGCTTCATCGTTAACCGATCAAATTGCTCTGACTTCAACGGAAATCTCAAGTACTGAATCCGAAGACATTGCAACCACAACAGAAACTAATCAATCTGATGATATTGAAATCGTATTTGAAGAACAAGAACAACAAAcggcaaatattttaaatgaggcAACTACAATTCaagataatgaaattattttatcgaaagAAAGTGGGgaaataattttagatatatCTGATGAAACAACGGAAGAAAATCTTCCTGAATCAACAACTAAATTAGAAATGTCAATAATTAGTGAAACATCATCCACTTCATTTAAATTAGGTGGTGATTCAGATGAAAATTCGGTAACAACTGAAGAAATGAATACGGAACAAGATGATTTAGCCACTACCACGGAAATTCCTAAAGTAGAAAGTGAAAATGTTAAGACAAAATATGCAGAAATTGATTTGAAAGATGACGCTAGTATTACAACAACCGAATCCAATGAAATTATTCCCGAAGAATCAAAAACTACTGCATATTTTGAAGAACGACCTACCACAACTGAACCTACAGAAGATGAGAGCACTGAATCATTAGACGAACAAAAGTCTACAACTGAATCATCAGATGAACAATCTTGGAATGAAAATACAACCTCATCCGAGGAAGATAAAATAGACACTTCAACTGCATCTTCTGAAGAAAGTGATGAAAGTTCTAACAGTTCATCTTCAGAGGAAAGTAATGAAATTTCAACCACTGAAAGTATTGCTGAAACAACTACTCAGTTATCTGCTGAAGAATTAACGACCACCGAACTACCAcagaaaagtgaaaattttgaaattgcaGAAAGTTCAAACATTCAATCCGTTACAACTGAAGAAGATAATTTATCAACGACAACCGAAAATTACGAATTAACGACAAATTCAGATAATATTTTAGCGAAATTACCGATCAAAAATACCAGTAGTATAGCATTACGTTTAGAAGAAACCACCACAAAAAATTTCccaattattaaagaaattattacaaCAGAATTCCCGGAAAAATTCACAACCATTCAATTTGTAGAAACTACACCAAAACCATTACCAAAACCTGCTAAAGTTGACTTGGaattagaaaaacaaatgtTAGAAGCTGAGGAAAAGATTTTTGCGAGTACAACTACAATCCCTTCTAATGACGAAGATAAACAATTTACCACTGAAATAATTCCTATAACTGAAAAACAAACCGAAAACATTGAAGCAAATGAAGAAACGACAGTTAAAATTTTACCAGAATCGCAAGAAATCGCATTTTCCAAACCAATTCCAAATACAGTTTTAGTACCCGAAAATTTCACTGTGGAACAAACTACCATCAATTCTATTGAATCTACAACCGTATTATTAAATGAGAGTACAGAGCAAGCGGATGAACCATCAATTGTCACTGAGAAACAATTATCAACAACAATTCAATTACCTGAAACGAGTACGAAAAATTCGTGGAAACTAGTACCAATTATTTCGCCAGTAACTGAAAAgaataaaacgaaaaaaccaAAACCAGATATTAAACCATTAAAAACTGGAATATTTGGCTTCCAACGACCAAATATATTCCGTCCTGCAACACCATCAGCTTCCACATATTCTTCAAATGTCAATTTAAATCCAACACCTGCAGAAAATTTAGGCTTAGAAGCAACTACAGTATCATTAAGTGACGATATCAATCAATTCAGTCAACTTTGTAACGAATTAGCATTCAAAATATGGAGTACAGTTACCTCAAAAGGTATCAGCAGCGTACGAAGTGTATTTATTTCACCATTCGCAGTTACATCCATGTTAGCTATGGTATTCTTGGGAGCACGTGGACCTACATCCGGTGAAATGAACGACATTCTCCGATTGGATGATATGGTAACATTTAACCCACATTTAGTATTCCGAAACATAACGGAATCCATTGAATTGAGTAAATATTCTGGCGTGTCAAAAAGTGTTATAATTCGAGAACTATTTAGCGATCGTAACAAAGGAAAATTATTAGACTTTTATAAGGAACGTGCTCGACAATTTTATGATGGTCATGTAGAAgaagccaattttaaaattattggtaaTTTGGTAAAACATCGAACTAATTTATTGGTACGTCGACAAACTGGTGATAAAATTATGGATTAtattaaaggaaatttaattgttttacgaTCACCATTGGCTGCCTTGAGTGCGAATattttccaa aCTGATTGTTCTTTAGGATCAACTGAAGGTCGAGATGGTGaattacattttattgtttCCCCAACAATTCGTCAAAGGCGCTTAGTTCCGGTACCAGCTGTTGTATATCGAACTGGATTTTTGGCTGGATATGAACCTGAATTAGATGCTACCGCTATCGCATTAGGAAACGATCAAGTTGTCAGTATGATCTACGTTGTACCAG GTCAACAAGGAAATGCAGCTCCAGGTGATGGTCTTTCACgactagaaaaatatttgactgaACAATCATTTAAAACGAATGCATGGTCAAAACTCTTACGCTCATTAACACCTCGACCAGGACTAGAAATTCAAATACCACGATTCTCACATCGTTCTGTGATCAATGCTACACAAGCCTTACAAAGAATGGGCTTACGTGAACTATTTAATCCAAGCAAGGCTGATTTACGTGGCTTGAATGGCAACAAAAATGAATTACATTTATCCGACATGATTCAAATCAATAACTTTACGACTTGCGGTGAAAACTATGTTTCGGAACGAACACATCATATTGAAGTTTACCCAGCCGTTCCAATACGATTATCTAAATCCGAAGATGAAGATTTACCAGAAGATTTCCAAGATGTATTTAACGAAGATGGTATCCGTGATTCAAAATACTTAGAATATGCAGATGAACCACGTGATTATCAAAGAGCTTTCCATGATCCCGTGCATGATCCTAGTATAATGGAATTACCGTTAGCTTTACGACCACGACAAGCCAGAATACCCGATCAACCACGATTACGTTTAGATCGACCATTCTTATATTTTGTTCGACATAATCCAACGGGATTAATATTACATATGGGACGATTTAATCCACGATTATTGCCATGA